CCGGCACCAACCTGGCGCGCGGTAAGCCGGCGCGGGCGTCCAGTACCGAAGGGGCCTACGTCGCGGCCAACGCCGTCGACGGCGACGCCGGGACCCGGTGGAGCAGCGCGTTCAGCGATCCGCAGTGGATCGACGTGGACCTGGGCGCCACGTACGCGGTCGACCGGGTGAAGCTGACCTGGGAGGCGGCGTACGGCAGCGGCTACCAGATCCAGACCTCACCGGACGGCGTCACCTTCACCACCGTCCGCACCGTCACCGGCGGCGACGGCGGGGTGGACGACCTGACCGGCCTGACCGGCACCGGCCGGTACGTCCGGATCACCGGCACCGCGCGCGGCACCGGCTGGGGCTACTCACTGTTCGAGTTCGAGGTGTACGGCAGCAGCAGCGGCGGCCCGTCCGGCGGCAACCTGCTGCGGAACAAGCCGACGACGACCTCCAGCGACGAGGGGGCCGGCATGACCGGCGCCCAGGCGGTCGACGGTGACCTGACCACCCGATGGTCCTCGGCGTTCTCGGATCCGCAGTGGATCCGGGTCGACCTGGGCGCCCCGACCGCGATCGGCCGGGTCAAGCTGACCTGGGAGGCGGCCTACAGCAGCGCGTACACCATCCAGACCTCGACCGACGGCACCACCTGGACCACCGTGCGCACGGTGACCGGTGCCGACGGCGGAGTGGACGACCACGCCGGACTCGGCGCCAACGGCCGGTACCTGCGGATCCACGCCACCGCCCGGGGCACCGGCTGGGGCCACTCGCTCTACGAGGTGGAGGCGTACACGAGCTGACCCGTCGACGTGGCCGGCACGGACGTCCGTGCCGGCCACGTCCGACCGGGGCCGGTCAGGAGCGCTCCGGCGCACGACCGACCCGGATCGCCAGCCGGTCCAGGTAGCGCACCTGGAGCACGACCAACGCGACCAGGAACAGCAGCAGCATCGGCAGCGGGAGCAGCGCGCCGAGGGCCAGTTCGTCGGCGGGGATCCGGCCGGTCGTGCCCTGCGCCAGCGCCTCGACCGGTGCGGTCCGGGTGCTCGGGGTCTGTGCCACGATCCACGGCCACAGCAGTTGCCCGGAGCTGACCAGCCAGGTCACCAGACCGGCCAGCAGCACCATCGGTACGGCCGGGGCGAGCATGGTGCGGCCGAACCCGCCACCCGCCCGCCACCGGGGCTCCAACCCACGGAACAGCAGCGTGAACAGGAACAGCGCGGGGATGCTGACCCAGCCGGGCGGGATCACCCCCAGGAAGGTGTTGACCTGGTCGAAGTCACGGGTACGCAGGTAGGACTCGACGGCGAGCGGCCCGGTGCCGACGAAGAGCCACGGCGCGAACGGCAGCAGGAGCAGTTCGCTGAACCGGCCCAGTGGGCGCAGCCCGCCGATGGCGAAGCCGCCGGCCACCGCGACGGTGATCGTGACCAGCGTCGCGACCAGGGTCGGCAGCCAGGTCCAGATGAGCATGTCGGACAGACCGGCGCCCGGCACCGGTCCGAGGTCGTTGGTGAACCGGAAGCTGCGCCTCAGCCAGGGCCACGCCACCCAGAGCATCAGGCCGACGGCGACCACGCCCGCCACGGTCAGCCCGATCCGGGCCGGGCCGCTGCCCCCGGTCGTCGGGGCGCTGCTCCCGCTCGTCGGGACGCCCGACGGCGTGGTGACGGCGCTGGACGCGGGCCAGGCCGGTGCGGTGGTCGAGGCCGGCGTGGCCGTGGCGGAATCGCCGGCCGGGGCGTCGGCGAGTTCGATCCGGGCGCGGGTGACCAGCAGCAGCGCCGTCGCGGCCAGGCCCAACACGGCCAGGACGGCGAGCAGCAGCATCGCGTCGGCGGAACCACGGCCGACGTCCATCCGTGCCAGGGACTGCACCACGATGGTCATCAGCGGGAATTGGGCGCGGTTGCTGGCGGCCAGCAGCGGTGCCACGAAGCTCTGCACCGTGGCCGCGACGATCCCGAGCACCAGCAGACCGGCCACGGTCGCCATCGCGGGCAGCGCGTCGGCCGGGCGGCGACGGCCGCGAAGCGTGGCGAGGAAGGCGGTGGTGGCGACGGCGACGACCAGCCCGGCGCTGCCCACGGCGGTCAGTTCCACGAGCGTCGCGTACGGGCGGTCCACGGCCTGTCCGGGCTCGATGCGGTCGAGACGCCAGCCGAGCAGCAGCGCCACCGGGGCGTACCCGGCGACCGGCACGGCCAGC
Above is a window of Verrucosispora sp. NA02020 DNA encoding:
- a CDS encoding sugar ABC transporter permease, encoding MTGPVLSVTKPSTRPGTGARVGIGLVLLLPAFLALLWSYLLPTGLAIQRSTTRDNLLGPATDVGAEHYRQRFEQGVIGEYRMALLLAIVPLVLALLVAPLLALLADRAGRGPRLAARALLAVPVAGYAPVALLLGWRLDRIEPGQAVDRPYATLVELTAVGSAGLVVAVATTAFLATLRGRRRPADALPAMATVAGLLVLGIVAATVQSFVAPLLAASNRAQFPLMTIVVQSLARMDVGRGSADAMLLLAVLAVLGLAATALLLVTRARIELADAPAGDSATATPASTTAPAWPASSAVTTPSGVPTSGSSAPTTGGSGPARIGLTVAGVVAVGLMLWVAWPWLRRSFRFTNDLGPVPGAGLSDMLIWTWLPTLVATLVTITVAVAGGFAIGGLRPLGRFSELLLLPFAPWLFVGTGPLAVESYLRTRDFDQVNTFLGVIPPGWVSIPALFLFTLLFRGLEPRWRAGGGFGRTMLAPAVPMVLLAGLVTWLVSSGQLLWPWIVAQTPSTRTAPVEALAQGTTGRIPADELALGALLPLPMLLLFLVALVVLQVRYLDRLAIRVGRAPERS